Proteins encoded within one genomic window of Ranitomeya variabilis isolate aRanVar5 chromosome 4, aRanVar5.hap1, whole genome shotgun sequence:
- the INA gene encoding alpha-internexin has protein sequence MSFGSDHYLSSSYRKIFGDPPRSSSRLGGSSSSSRTIISGPFRSHSASRSNVSSQSSYRRLARPGGYVSGENLDLTQTSALNNEFKIIRTNEKEQLQGLNDRFAMFIEKVHNLEQQNKVLETELIALRQRQAEPSRLGELYQQELKDLRAQIEDLNTEKAQLILDRDSLEDDLQKLKAKYEDEIRMREETEYALKSHKKDVDDATLARLDLEKKVESLLDEISFMRKVHEEEVTELMAMLQASQVSVEMEMSKPDLTSALKDIRSQYESLAAKNLQSADEWYKSKFANLSEQASRSSEVIRASREEINDYRRQLQSKTIELESLRGTNESLDRQIQEMEERHIAEAAGMQDAINQLENELRNTKGEMARHLREYQDLLNVKMALDIEIAAYRKLLEGEETRFSTSAISIMPPNPSQSYSYQPRTHISSSSKIISSTRKDEADVGSKITSKTSSHRGETYEEIIEETVVSTKKIEKSDQNEGLNGKP, from the exons ATGAGTTTTGGCTCAGATCACTACCTTTCCTCCTCATACAGGAAGATTTTTGGAGACCCTCCCAGGTCATCCAGTCGCCTTGGAGGGAGCAGCTCTTCTTCCAGGACAATCATCTCTGGTCCTTTTAGGTCCCATTCTGCCTCCCGCAGCAATGTCTCTTCCCAATCTTCTTATAGAAGACTTGCCCGACCAGGTGGCTATGTGTCTGGAGAAAACTTAGACCTGACCCAAACTTCAGCCTTGAACAATGAGTTTAAGATTATCCGTACCAATGAAAAGGAGCAGCTCCAAGGTCTCAATGATCGCTTTGCAATGTTCATTGAGAAGGTTCATAATCTGGAACAGCAGAACAAGGTGTTGGAGACTGAGCTGATAGCCCTAAGGCAAAGGCAAGCTGAACCCTCCAGGCTTGGAGAGCTTTACCAGCAAGAGCTTAAAGATCTCAGGGCTCAAATAGAAGATCTGAACACTGAGAAGGCTCAGCTCATCCTAGACAGGGACAGTCTTGAGGATGATCTCCAGAAACTCAAGGCTAAATATGAGGATGAGATCAGGATGAGAGAGGAAACGGAGTATGCCTTGAAGTCGCATAAGAAAGATGTTGATGATGCCACCTTGGCTCGCTTGGATCTGGAAAAAAAGGTGGAATCTCTGCTGGATGAGATCTCCTTTATGAGAAAAGTCCACGAGGAAGAAGTCACCGAGCTGATGGCCATGCTACAAGCCTCCCAGGTCTCTGTAGAAATGGAGATGTCCAAGCCTGATCTGACTTCAGCTTTGAAGGATATCCGTTCTCAGTATGAGTCTCTTGCAGCCAAAAACCTACAGTCTGCTGATGAGTGGTACAAGTCCAAATTTGCCAACCTGAGTGAGCAGGCATCTCGCAGCTCCGAAGTCATCAGAGCCAGCAGGGAGGAGATCAACGATTACAGAAGACAGCTCCAGTCCAAGACCATCGAGCTAGAAAGCCTTCGTGGTACCAATGAGTCTCTGGACAGGCAGATCCAGGAGATGGAGGAAAGACACATAGCAGAGGCAGCTGGCATGCAG GATGCAATTAACCAATTGGAAAATGAACTGAGGAACACCAAAGGTGAAATGGCTCGCCATCTGCGGGAATATCAGGACCTGCTAAATGTCAAGATGGCACTGGACATTGAAATAGCAGCATATCG gaaattgtTGGAGGGTGAAGAAACCAGATTTAGCACCAGTGCGATCAGCATTATGCCTCCAAACCCATCCCAGAGTTATTCTTATCAGCCCCGAACCCATATTTCATCCTCCTCCAAGATAATATCTTCCACAAGAAAAGATGAAGCAGATGTGGGCAGCAAAATAACCTCTAAAACATCTAGTCACAGGGGAGAAACCTATGAAGAAATCATTGAAGAAACTGTTGTATCAACCAAAAAAATAGAGAAGTCAGACCAGAACGAAGGATTAAACGGCAAACCTTAG